The Astyanax mexicanus isolate ESR-SI-001 chromosome 8, AstMex3_surface, whole genome shotgun sequence sequence TCTTATGAGTTCAacagtctgatggcttgggggaaaaaactgttacagatcttctagtgtttttttttcgaAATGGGTTAATTCAACTACAATCTATGATATACAGTACACTGATACACTAAAAGTAACTGTAACATACTGTATGTTAATTGCTTAATATATACaaacatatttcatatatttcagtGTAAACTGCTACATGATGTGTATATCTCTACATATCTCCGCTTTGTTCATGATAAATTGTACAGGCTCCAACGAGGTGCCGTCTGAGGATGCCCTGGTTCTACAGCTACGTGTGGCGAAGGGTCAGGAAAAGCTGGTGGAGGAGCTCCAGACCCAGCAGAGCGAGATTAAACAGCTGCAGAGCAGACTGACCGAGCAACAGGGAACTCTCGTGGCCCAGCAGAAGGAAATCCTCGAGCAGCAGCGACGGATGTTTGAGCAGATGGATCAAGTCAAGACCCAGTACAACTTGCTCCTGGACAGCGTCAGACACATGTCCCTCCAGGACCCACACAAAATCCTCGAGGGCCACCTAGAGAACCTCAGGCCCCAGATGAGGAGTCACGAGCAGGAAGCTTACACCATGCACAAGGTGGACATGGACGCCAGCGTAATGGAGGTTGGAAGATCTCTACCAGGCTGCGGGTCCTGTCGAGGTGATGAGTACTGTGATTTCAGTGGGGACTGGCCTCGCTGCGAGAAATGCACTGTCTGTCTTCCGGGTTTCTTCCTGGTGTCCCAGTGTTCTATTCACGCAGACAGGATGTGTCAGGTGATTATAGTATTTTCATTTCAGTTAATAGGTTAGAAAGTAAATCTAAGTAGTTGGTGGTTTCCGCGTCTGCAGAGCCCTCgttggttcaactgtgctataagtaaggtctcactgctatcagaggcacactgctcagcccaatcagctctctcttctgccccgcccctaaacccatacatcacccagtgccgcCCAAACTGCCCCTCCcagtttttgccatttttcaaatttgagctaaaagtggagctaaaatcagggggtttagtttagtttagtttagtttagtttaggtttagtttctGCACACAAATGctctaaaaatgacaatatttttatttggaatttgggagtgaTGTTAtttgtagattatagaataaaacatgtttattttagtcAAACAAATATCTATGAatagattcagaaactaaagtggtctcttatttttttttgttcttatttctCAAAGATTTATTGTATATGAATTTCTTAAAACGGTTTTTCTCATAGGACAGAGACGAATGCCTGGAGATACAAAACCTTTGTGGAGCTCAGAATCAGTGCCTCAATACCCCAGGTGAGTCAAGCACATCTTCATTGCAGAACTTCTTTCTTACCTCCTCTAAAACAGTTAATACACTGTCGTGTCTCTTCTTTAAACAGGCGGATTTAAGTGTACAGGGTTGTCGGTGAAAGACGCAGCAGACGGCGTGTGTGGCCACGCTTACTTCTACAATTTGGAGTTGCAGGAGTGCCAGGCGTGTTCTGAGTGTGATTCCCAGAGCGAGGTTTCCCCGTGCACAGCCATGAGTGACACAGTGTGCACAAGTCCCTCTGATACTGGCCTGTCCATCGCTTGGTCTGGGGATGTTGCTTTGGCTCCAGACGGCGAGTTTCCCAACATGGAGCTTCACATCCAGGGCAACAGTGACAGGAGCCTGGTTTCCAGCTCCAGCGGACAGTTGGTGTTCCATCAGCACGGGCTTGTCTGGGTGGATCAAAACCTTGCGTTGAGGCACGGCTGCAGGAGTTTTGTTCAGGTGTGCTTGAGGTTAAACGCGAGTGAAGAAGGTGGTCGGGATTTGAGCGGAATTCGCGTGGAACAGAGGGAAGGCAAGTCTCTTCAGAGCATCAGTTTGAGTGCGGCGTCCACCGTGGAGCCGGGTCAGGTGCTGTCTCTGTTTCTGAAGAGCGCCAGCCACCACTGCAACCCTGACAATGAGAAGGTTCACCTGGAGACCAGCCTGGTGTCGCCCTTTAGCTTGCTCTGGCTCTCCCATGACACGGGTGCTGTGGCTATGACAGCTCAAGCGGTCGCCTCGGCACACTTCCATACCAATTACCGCCCCACCTTCCGCACCTCTTCCATCTCTGACCCTTATATAGTAAGTCTGACTCACGACAGTCGTGGGGTGCGCTTTACAGAGAGAGGCACGGTGAAATTTGTCCTCCAGCAGGCTGTGTACTCCATGGGTCAAGCCTGTGTCTCCGAGGGCTTCTACTTGTCGGCGTTCGTCAACCACAATGGAAGCAGTGTGGAGCTGACTCGTGTCTTTAAACCTGGTGTTCACTACCGAGACTCATCCATAACCCTGTCTTCTGCCGCCCCTGTAGACGCCGGGGACACCCTCAGCTTTGAAATCCAAGCACCGGCTCAGTGCAACGTCCGCTACTTTGGTGACGACTCTGGAATTAGCATGCTCAGTCTCGTGTGGATCCCTTCCGTCGTATCATCCTCTATATCAGCCACCATCTCCAGCAAGGGTCTACCCTTTGGCGCAGTGCGGAATAAAGCCCTGCTCTTCCGCCGGACATCCCCGTCAGTGGCACAAGTGGACCTAGCCGGAGCCGGGCACCATCACCCACACCGAAACTTTATCTTCAAGGAGGCCGGCACAGCTAGTGTGGCCCTTGACCTGAGGTTGATCCACTCCTGCAGTCTGATCAAGCTCAGCTTACTCAAGCAAGCGAAGCACCAGGGAGCGCAGTCCACGGCCCTTGCCCAGCAGGCTGGAGGTCAGATGCCTGAAGGGAGCGAGTGGGCCACTGTAGGCCTCAGGGTATCGTTCCCGGTGAATAACGGCACAGAAGTGTTTGCCACGGTGGACTGTGTGCGCGGACGTCTCAACCAGATTGCTCATGATGTCGgaagtagcattagcatactctggactgctgcttgaattgctttttttttttttttttagaaatgtggCCGAGCTTTAGTTATATTAGCACACATCGATTGTATTAGCCTTTATATAaaatgagagataaagagattaagtctagtcttggtctatacagcattttaaattaagattATCCTTTAAAAGAAACTTAAACCTTGTCTATGTCTACGCTCTATGCTTATTTTTTGTTGGAAAACCAACCCTAAATGTAATTGCTGTAGTATTAAGTAACCAGTTATTGTGTTATGTCTCTagcatctatatatttttttccatgtaCAACTCTAAACACATGTGTAGGTTCACTGGTGGGATAGTTGGgatagtactgtattttttgcactataaggtgcaccagatcagtgaacatatattttctggtctattttcatacattttgtgcactggattataaggtgcattatgtataatagtaaagaacaggggttttgccatattttccttcaaacattttcttttaaagtcaaatgagtgctgaaactgttatttacagtaagcttagattaccagatttccactaaggctgggtgcagcagcgttagcattagcaactaTTCGCTCgacaggattagcattagcaacttGCTGTTTGACAGCACTattctgaggaaccctgagtgttttggaaagccagggcaatattagctagtgtttcgtcccacataacttgttttaacatggtaaacatgcagcctacagtccgatatattcgCCTCTAAATAGCCAAAGATCTAGCGCTTCgtttagcagataatgctaatactgctccagcctcggtgctggagaagcttcactTGGTGTAGTTTCCTCTCTTATTCAGGTAGTTAGCAATGCTGTATGAGTTGCCATATTAATACTACTCTTTACATATAATTTATTTAGTGATGCTTATTTAGTGATGCTTATTTAGTGATGCTTATTTAGTGAAGCTGGTTTATGTTTTATGTAATATAAACACAAAAATTACAGGGGTTAGAGGCCTCATGAtcaaaaaaattatgtttatatCTTAGACCTATTAAATAAAGACCTTTTAATTGAAGACTAACTTGTGCATCTGGGTTTTGTTATTGTCCTTTGTTGTCATGATGAAGCAGTAGctccattttaattatttatttacttcttttgtaaaattgtatttatatatatttatatagagtttAGACCATGGTGGAAGGGAAGGCTCATACCAGGCTGTCCTGAGGCCGAACCAGAGAACAGTTTCCTTCTGTGGCGGGAATCAAATGCAGGTGTCCCGGGCCGCAGAGCTCCAGATGGTTTTGATTGTGGATCAGAGGACTGCTTTATAAGTGGAATTTAACCAAAATAGGGACTTGGCACCGTCCCGACTCTTTGAATTTAACGTTACGCTGTAGCCTCGTTGACTGATCTGTAAATTAATGTGAAATGTTAATGTGACTAACCAGCATTTAGGGCGTTATTGGGTTCACTCACCCACATACCAAAATGACATCTGAAATGGGTCACTGATAGGAATTTAAAGAATGCATGTAGAAGGGTCATTTCATTACTGCATTTAAGGTCAAAAAGGAGTTAGTTGCCTTAGAAGtgtttatgaaaaaatatatataatttacaatgGGCGTAAAACAGAAACTGGATGTGTATTCAATTGCTTTAAAAGCACATTTGGCAAATATTAGCGCATTTAGGGTCTGTGTGTGACATCAGACTGAAGCTATTCTATAAGAGCACGAACACAGGGGATGGCGGTTTAATATAAAACATCCAGACACAAAGCTTTCAGTCATATTAATGTTCTTTAAGAGAAGCCCACACAGAAGTAATGGGGTTTAAGGGCTTACAGGGGCCTTtaggatgagtttgggagttaAGGGATGATgtggggttgtgatcatccaacatcttgcttaaataaaataagctaaaaagctaaatttaaacaaatattcaGTGCAATTCTTTAATTCTTCAGTTCTGGAGATCTACCTCCCTGGAAAGTATCGCTAGAACCCTTAATTGATACATAAGTGCTCTAAATTCTCTAAAGCACTATCTGGACGTTTGTTTCTCAGGGGTACacttctattcagtgataaaactcctgcatccggactgcatgTGAaagaacaggaggaccagtgaggttttaggcttttttctcggtcacatgacatcgtttatttttcagtagctcctccattttcactcgctgttgtgttttacatggatcacccaaagtgtaattacaattcaggtgtgtggcagtggacaaatctattttattaaacgtgaggagacgaaactcagagatgtggatccggacgggactaaaattacctgaggacctcggagttcagagaaaaacagtagataattcagataAATGTATGAGAAGTATGAGAAGAATGAGAGTCCAATGACTTACAGTATGATACAATCATTGGTAGAAACAATTACTCtaacaaaaacaggaaaaacttTAATATTTCAAAAGAGACAATAAATAAGCAGATACCTCAATACCTCTATTCATATCTTTTTTTTAGGATTCAACTTCCTCACCCTAAAAAACTTCCCTAAAAAAGTCGCTTTGTTCTCAGCACACCTTCGCTCATATTTCAGCTGTTTGACATTTTCCATAAAAAATCCAGCGTTCAGCCCTGACCTCTGACTGAGGCCTGGCTCACATATGTCAGGAAGAGGCGAAGCTTGAACTGCAGGGTGGATAACCCACACCCCTTACTCTCAATCTGTCTGTAATTCTGTCTCTGTCTGCTGTTTCCATGCTCTTTTGTACTAGGGGGATTTGATTCGTAGTGCACCATTGATCCCAGAAAGCAAATagatttgctctctctgggtgggttggaTGGTCCTTCTTCTTCCCCATCACTTAGCAAGTGATGCTGGCCAGATAACAGAACTAGCAGTTAGGATTCTGCATCATGCGTGTTGAGCTCCAGTGATGTTGTGTTAGTGAGAGTAGTTGGCAAAGATGAGGTGGAGCTTCACAGAAGAGCTTTAAGGAAGACTGTGTGTGACTTTTAAGATCATTTAAGATCAGAGATATTTCAGGAGTAGCCTAATGCAGTGGTTCTCAAAGTATCCCAAGATACTACCTAGATACTAACTAGATGTCCTCAGAAAAAATGTgcttgtataaaaatataaaaaatctgaaatctaTAAAGTTTCCACCTGCATTTTTTCTAATATTACATTAGTAATATTACCTTTCCAGATGTTCCAAGTAGGAAATTCGACTTGTGAGTGTGTAACTCTAGGCAGAGTGCTTCAAAATTAAAATTCGTATTTTCGTGATTGACTCTTTATCCCAGATATTCAATGCAAACATGGTTACTGTACAAATTTTGCTTCTTTAGATAGCAGGTCAAGCTAAATTGGCCATGCTTTttgtgggtgggtagatagtgTTCTCTCCCTTCACCATTTCAaaggtgatgtcggtcagcacaggcttctgttagctgatgaatcaaagctgggttgctgcgctttcctctgagaaaAAAAGTGTtcactgacttcacatgtataggaggaggtgtgtgctaacCTTCaccctaaaaaaaagaaaagaaatgaaaagtgAGTTTCTGTCAACTTTCCTCACTAATTAATCAGCtgattttttagttgtttttgttcttgAGCTGTATTTTTCAGTTTGTAGAGTTTGAGAGGTGGTTTGGTTCCCACAAAGAGTCTAATACAaccatacacttacacacaagtCTGGAAAACTTtacgtttcttttgttttttcctattaaaattcatttttttgtcaTACAAATATGCACACAATGGTCTCATTTACCCGTTTCCCCGGTTTTGGAGATGGTCTGTTGCAATAAACAAACTACACATGTCTATTCTTGGCAAACATAAGCGCAATTATGCTCCTAaggccattctctctctctctctgtctttgtgtgtgtgtgtgtgtggtgtggtgtgtgtgtgtgtgtgtatggttttACGGGAGCAGTATGGGCCCCATATGCTTTCACTAACTTTAGAAAGCGGCGTGTCCTTAAACAGCTGCACTGATAACCCTTTAATATGACACTCTTCTTTACTCTCCAGCGTCTCCCTCACGGTCACTGCGTCGCTACTGTTCTCTCCGAGTGTTGAAGCATCTGGAAGCGTTTCAGCTTCATTTAGAGAGAGCTGGTCTTTAACTCTCTCAGTGGGgatccttcagcgcgttgttctGTGTAATTAAAGAGCCTGAAGGTTCTCCACCACACACTttaaattacacaattacacttTATACATTTCTGTTTGAAGGTGATGTTATGGCTCTTTTTATATGGAAAGATCACACCAGCAAACCAGGAATGTTTTATGTAAATCAAATGTTCTTATCCTTAAACCCCAGCCCTAATTTTGAGTCTTAATTTTACaaacattattcagtatctaatagtCATTGAATAtgtagtaattattcagtacctatttATGTACTTGCTATTAAgtattaatttgttttagttactTAGTATCTGTGTTTTAGTTAATAATTGCTTTTTAACTATGTAATACATACTGAACATTCAGTACTGAATAACTAATCATTCAGTACTAATTATTTAATAACTACCAACTATTCTACaccttaaaatttactttacaATAAGTACTATTTAGTCAGTATCTACTTATGATTCAATAACTACTATATAATGAGTATGAACTATTCAGTACTTAATAAAGGATGAACGAATAAACAACAAATTCTCCtaccattaataataatactaattattCAGTTTATACTAATTCAGTACTTACTAACAATTCAGTCTGTACTAAATATCACCcactaattattcagtacctatgAACTACTTAATATATACTTATTATTACTGATcaactaattaaaaataaataataagcacTCATTTTTCAGCAACTAATAACAATATTTAGTAAGCACTAATTATTCAGTAGCTGCTATTCAATTCTAACAATTCAAACCTAAAAATCTTCAGCATCTACAGAATCAATACATAGCCATAATTTACTAACTACCAAATATTCATTacatattaattattcagtaagtaCTAGTTATTCACAATATACtatgaaacaaatatatatatatatatatatatatatatatatatatataattgtagttTGAAATATGTGCCCATAAACAGACTTTTAGGACTAAAAAGTGTTAAAGGGCCCAAATCATGCTAAACATGgaattaatactaaaataaaatgcaacattCATTCAAAATAAGAATTTGAGGAGTATGTAAAAAAGGAATGCTTGTTATGACAAAAAAGAGCACAATTAAATATATCTTCCTATTCAATATATGTAACAGTTTAGCCAGACTgatgaaacaaagaaacacaagcCTGACTGACGGTaaacacgcacaagaaccgacaactgaacacagaaacaaaagggatatatatacacatgGAAGGAGAGAGGAAACAGGAAACATTgggaacaggtaacaagggggcggagatACAGCTACAGCTAGTCATTAGGGGATCAAAGGGCTGGGGAGCTTGTGGGAAAAAAGAACACACATTTACGAAATGAACACATAAACacgaaaaaagatgcaaaaagacACATGATGCTGCCATCCCCATGCTTcacatatttatacataaatcCTTGCCAAAGAATGTGCTGAGAATGGCACAACACCATCAATAAATCAccatcacaatcacacacacagtaacaaaTTTGTCATTTGGTGCATTTTATTGGTAATAATCAAACAAGCTTTTTGTCTGTATGTTAGTATATTGGTCCCTAGGCCAAACTactctttgttttttaatttctactctttgtttttgtttattttaaacaaatttccCACAAACATGTATACAATATCTGTCTCTACAAGGCATTTAGATATGTTTTATCATTGGTGCATAGCAAGTTTGCTCTAAAAAGCATGACAGTATTTATAGAGTCATTTGTTTAACAAAACACCGCAAAGAAGAGTATCATCCCATTGCACATTTCAATAtctcaaataataataagatctttaaaaaaaatatcagtactGCAAGGCTTAGAGTGCAATtgctaatatattatattactgttattattattaagctaCATTATGCTTTACTATGATATTCAGTACAAACCCTTAAAGAGAACCTACACGTTAAAAGGTGTTCAGATAACACACTATCACCGGTGCACCACAATCGCTTCACTAAAAGAGAAAACAGTTGAAATGGGAAGCTGTGTACACAGATATCTGGTATGTTTTTGTCTTTTCAGGCACAGGATTATGGCTGAGGTTGTGAAAGATCCCTAGAAAAGGCACTGTGAGATAAATGTGAGAGTTTGTAGCATAAACATAAAGAGGTCAGTTTTATAACATTAGCCATACTGTCATATATAGTATGAATCTGtaacaaatgcagaaataaagtaGATAATGATGAACTGAGCTGTACCCTAATTCTAAAACATTCGGTCTGAAGTTCTAATAAGATTAATATTCAGaataaaagaggatccggctcagttttactgaacacgagcggctggtggagcaacggggacttcagaagaggaaactcagagctcagtagctccttcactcatagtaaaaccaaagaaacgaaggagtgtcGTTTCTAACTGAGCACtcgcgttttctctctctctctctgactgaacataacctggaattgaattcatccgctctgaaaggagagcGAATCACACCCGCCcagattaaaatgatttttccgcattctcggtgcaattacccattctcaccatagagggccctaaatcccaaaacttatggacatcagctttaatatagAATAATATTAATATCCAAAACAGAGTTATAATACAGTGAATGCTCTTTATAAACTTCCAATAAAAGCTTTATATCTAGAATTCTGAGAAACTAAATTCtcataaaaagtataaaaatctATAATGCAGTTTTAGGAAAACTAATATCCAGAAATATTTAAGATCAATCTGATATCTAATAGAGTGATCAGTATGCTTTTTTAAATGGGTATACTGAATGTGAATTTTCTCCTATAGTGTTGATGGATCTTGAGACTTGATAAGAAAGTGCCCAAATCAATTAATGCAGTATTGGTACAGTATGTTATTTACCATTTCATAAAGATTTGctccaaataaaattaaactggTATCTTATGGAATAAAGGATGAACAGTTGTGAATATATTCAGTGATTTCAGGCTTTTGAACGTTAGTGAGTATAGCCGTTGTAGAAACAGAGGGATGGAGTGAGAATGTAATAATACAGATTGTGAGACTGGGTGCACAGTTAGTGCTGGTTCTGTAGGCAGTGTTGGTGGAAAGGTCCTGTGGTTATTTGGTCAGTACTGACACAGTTTAGACCCGTTTTAATGCTTTATTCTGCACACTCAGTGTAGGATAGCCAGCAGGAGGCGTTTAAAATCTCCTCCGCAGTCTGCGCTCAGAGCGTCCTTCAGAGTCACGTCATATTTCTCCAGATACATGTCCTTTATGGTCTCCAGATCCACCTGCAAAACAGAAAACAGTTCTCCATTTTATACACCTGAAGCTGCTGACAAAGTAaatttgctttgcatttgctGATGTAATCTTTAAAAGAATGAAATGACACCCTGATCAGAGCATCACAGCATGATAATTAGCTAAACTAATATTTGTATGTTCAGCAAACCAGCTTTTTGGCAAAATAAGAAGTTCCAAAGCAGTCCACACCTCAGAGCGTCCCACTATGATCCGGATGAGCGTGTCCTCGTCTGTCCCGGCTCCCTTCATCGCAGCATTTAGCCGCCGAGCGAAGTACAGCTGTGGGTTTTTAGCACACCGAACTGTTCCAACAAAAATAAGGGGAAAGACAACGGTTAAAACCAGCTAATAATACACAAACGACAAACacaagatagatagacagatagttttttttttttttttggcccgccaccaccccccccccccccctcttcggaggactattagtactttattgtttatttatttgattatgtacac is a genomic window containing:
- the si:ch211-252f13.5 gene encoding uncharacterized protein si:ch211-252f13.5 → MAFTLLLIITCMAGMTGSTSGTCRGPHCPGRPVVPYTIVHPQHGSSVRENPRTLTAEVFVPQCTGRGCRSPANATEGCRGIGCRLPPLGMRVKPRQSPCPGEGCPVGVRGRSSQGMVVKAQDRVEHVLRDFPDREGSPLGIQLTCDVKPGSNEVPSEDALVLQLRVAKGQEKLVEELQTQQSEIKQLQSRLTEQQGTLVAQQKEILEQQRRMFEQMDQVKTQYNLLLDSVRHMSLQDPHKILEGHLENLRPQMRSHEQEAYTMHKVDMDASVMEVGRSLPGCGSCRGDEYCDFSGDWPRCEKCTVCLPGFFLVSQCSIHADRMCQDRDECLEIQNLCGAQNQCLNTPGGFKCTGLSVKDAADGVCGHAYFYNLELQECQACSECDSQSEVSPCTAMSDTVCTSPSDTGLSIAWSGDVALAPDGEFPNMELHIQGNSDRSLVSSSSGQLVFHQHGLVWVDQNLALRHGCRSFVQVCLRLNASEEGGRDLSGIRVEQREGKSLQSISLSAASTVEPGQVLSLFLKSASHHCNPDNEKVHLETSLVSPFSLLWLSHDTGAVAMTAQAVASAHFHTNYRPTFRTSSISDPYIVSLTHDSRGVRFTERGTVKFVLQQAVYSMGQACVSEGFYLSAFVNHNGSSVELTRVFKPGVHYRDSSITLSSAAPVDAGDTLSFEIQAPAQCNVRYFGDDSGISMLSLVWIPSVVSSSISATISSKGLPFGAVRNKALLFRRTSPSVAQVDLAGAGHHHPHRNFIFKEAGTASVALDLRLIHSCSLIKLSLLKQAKHQGAQSTALAQQAGGQMPEGSEWATVGLRVSFPVNNGTEVFATVDCVRGRLNQIAHDVGSSISILWTAA